The Rhizobium viscosum genomic sequence GCATGTGCTTCATGACCGGCAGCAGGCCGCCGGCTTTCAACCCCTTGGCGGCGGCCCGGCCCATTTCCGTGACGGTGACGGGATCGCCGCCATAGGCCCTGTTGCCGATGACATTGCTGCTGCCTTCGACCGGTACATCCAGCACCGGCAGGCAATCGACATTGATGCCTAACCTCTGGAGATCGAAGGCATGCAGGCGCGACATCAGCCAGGCGGCGCGCAGGCCAAGCGCACGGTCGCGGCGATAGAGATCGCCAAGCGCCCGCCCCGGCGGATAGTGCTGCAGGATCGGCGGGCGGATGCGTTGGACGCGACCGCCCTCCTGATCAATGAGCACGGGCGCGTGCCAGCCGACGCAATCGCGCAGCTCGGCAACGAGATCGCTGATTTGCTGGGCTTCGGAAATGTTTCGCCCGAAAAGGATGAAGCCCCACGGCCGCTCTGCCCTATAGAAGGCCTTCTCTTCGTCGGTCAGCTTGAGGCCGCTGCAGCCAAGGATCATTGCTTTTGATTCGGTCATACCCGAATCATAAGGGTCGCTCAGCGAATTGCGAGCGAGGTCAAGCGCGATCCCACAAAAAAGAACGGCGGGACAAACCCGCCGTTGCGATAGAGGAAGCCAGAAAGCTTACTTGGAGATCAGGCAGCTTCCGCCGGCCGAGCGATACTGCTCGCAAAGCGCGGCGGCTTCATCCTTCGAACCGGCCGGGATACGGACACGGTAGAAGGTGCCCTTACCGGCGATATCCGCCTTGCGGATTTCGTAAGCGCGGCCACCGAGAACACCTGCAAACTTCTTCGACAGGCTGGCGTAGGACTTCTTTGCCTCATCCTCTGATGGCAGCGATGCGATCTGGATGCCGTAGCCGCCGCTAGCAGCTGCCGGAACCGGCTGGGCGGCCGCTGCCGGTGCAGAAGCAACCTGCGTCGGCTTCTGCTGGGCCGTCGGGCGGACATTGCCGTTTTCGGTTACGGTGCCGACGACATTGACCGGCTGTTCGGCCGGGCGAGCCGTCGGGACAGGCGCCGTATCGGTCGCCGGAGCGGGGGCTGCATCGGTGATCGGTGTCGTCTTGACTGGACGAACCGGCGGGTCGACCTGATTTGCGTTTGCGGCATTCACCTCAGCCACCTTGGCCGTCTGAGCAGGCTGGGCTGCAGGCGCTGCTCCGACGGGCGGAAGGGCGGCGGAGGCAACCTGATTGCCATCCTGATTGCCGGTGCTGGCCGGGAAGCTTGCGGCAGACGGCGTCGCGGCCGGCTGGGCTGTGGGCGTTGCCGATGCGACTTCCTTTGCCGGCGCGGACTGCTCGGCAGGTGCCGGCTCTTCGCGGGCAACCAGTGTACCGTCCGGCTTGACGATCATAGTGCGGACCTTGCGTGGCGAGACGGACGGCGTTGCATCGTCATCGGCTGCGGAGGCATCCGCAGTCGCGTTGTGGTCCGGCAGCAGGCGCGGATCCTGCGTCTCGCCGACGGCAGTCGGCAGGACTGAATCGCCACTACCCTCATCATCATCAGGCGAGACTTCAGGCGTCAGCGTGCGCTGGACGACATCGACCGGCTGTTCGTCGGAGGAGACCAGAGCCTTCTGCTTCGGCTCTTCGGCGGCACCTGCGACACGATCATAGACAGCCTTGTCCTGGTTCGGCACGGTCTTGCCGCCCGGATTCTCGGGAGCGACCTTCACCGGATCCTTGTCCGCAGTGATGACGCGCGGCTCGCCGGAGCTGGCGATGCTGAGGCCGGCACCGTTGGACACCCAGCTATAGACGCCGTAAGCGCCACCGGCAAAAACGACCAGCATGGCGGCTGCAGCCAGCAGGCGGCGCATGGAGCGGGCGCGGTTGAAATCGGCAGTCTGGCTTGCGGATTCGATATGGACTTCGGAAACGTTCTCGCGACGCTCGACCGGCTCGCGGACACTGCGGCGGAAGTCCTCTTCCAGCGCGCGTTCGAAATCATCAAGACCATCAGCGAAGGCGTTGCTTGCCGGCTTGGCCGCAGCGGCGGCCGTTGCAGCAGTGGCCGAGGGCGTCCAGGCAGGGGCGACCGGCGCCTTTTCCTGCCGCTTGGCGGGCTCGAAGAAGCTAGCGATCTCGGCATCGAGATCGAAATCAAAATCGGCGGTCTTGGCGACCGGCTCCGTATGCTCGACAGGCGGTAGTGTCGGAACATGCATGTCCTCGACCGTCTCGGGACGATCTTCCGGATCGGAGATCATCGAGGGATCGAAGGGCAGATCCTCGGTGGATTCGCTTGCCGGCGCCGGCTTGGCATAACTCACCGGTGCTGGCTGCGGCTCCGGCACGAAAACCGGTGCGGATTGCGGCTGCAAACGCGGCGCAGGCTGAGCTGCGACCACGGGCGCTGCACGCACGGGCTCAGGCTTCTGCTGAGGAGCCGGCGGCTCGGAGAAATCGAGATCGGCGAGCTCCAGCTCGATGCCGGCGAGATCCAATTCGAAATCGTGGCCGGCAAAGGGGTCTTCTGCCTCCAGTTCCGGCTGACCCGTGACGACCGGCGCTGGCGCGATAGGCTGCGAGACCGGCTCTACCGGCTCCCGAACGACCGGCTTGGGCGCTTCGGGCTGACGAAGAACGGGCGTCGCACGGCTCATCGGCACGGGCGCAATCACTGTCGGCTGAGCCGTCGCACGAGCAACGGGCGCGTCAAAGACAGGCGCTTCGAAGAT encodes the following:
- the nagZ gene encoding beta-N-acetylhexosaminidase yields the protein MTESKAMILGCSGLKLTDEEKAFYRAERPWGFILFGRNISEAQQISDLVAELRDCVGWHAPVLIDQEGGRVQRIRPPILQHYPPGRALGDLYRRDRALGLRAAWLMSRLHAFDLQRLGINVDCLPVLDVPVEGSSNVIGNRAYGGDPVTVTEMGRAAAKGLKAGGLLPVMKHMPGHGRGFADSHLELPVVTVSREELEAHDFPPFIAMKDELMAMTCHLVFTAIDPHNPATTSRKVIDEVIRTEIGFKGLLLSDDSSMNALSGTIGERAANIIAGGCDIVLHCNGHMDEMREVVANVPPLTGLARERARLVEEGFPTADATDEATIRAEFDAMFATA
- a CDS encoding SPOR domain-containing protein → MADKRLAYDTRGKDDMFADDDPLAELARIVGFEPRVAANTVSEPERHEPALDLEDELLREFERYDAPRPLADLDHPAEPIAQEVETYDYVEPVHEDVPSIGEELAPSVMSDFETPVVEPELAAPEPVAAEWEAPDATDWAPAPSKPVAVPAEPPVTFTAYGGARDLIEELELSIGGSVAPAVQPPAKAPQWSAASIRLPLANFHAPRREEPVLSEPVVDTPVVEPTQDSVEAFVDEPGFVAEPELTVEPEVVTPEVTEEPQAVAAVEAADFEPVVASFGFPAEIDRHEDLALPEEPVATFEDVAAFEEPAEPDNAGFDLIAAAAEGDVHADAALTEALPKSTFDADAFDLDDLLADVSRYPVPQRAAAPVVSEPVATPPAPQPVEAPAAPVFDAPVFESPVFEAPIFEAPVFDAPVARATAQPTVIAPVPMSRATPVLRQPEAPKPVVREPVEPVSQPIAPAPVVTGQPELEAEDPFAGHDFELDLAGIELELADLDFSEPPAPQQKPEPVRAAPVVAAQPAPRLQPQSAPVFVPEPQPAPVSYAKPAPASESTEDLPFDPSMISDPEDRPETVEDMHVPTLPPVEHTEPVAKTADFDFDLDAEIASFFEPAKRQEKAPVAPAWTPSATAATAAAAAKPASNAFADGLDDFERALEEDFRRSVREPVERRENVSEVHIESASQTADFNRARSMRRLLAAAAMLVVFAGGAYGVYSWVSNGAGLSIASSGEPRVITADKDPVKVAPENPGGKTVPNQDKAVYDRVAGAAEEPKQKALVSSDEQPVDVVQRTLTPEVSPDDDEGSGDSVLPTAVGETQDPRLLPDHNATADASAADDDATPSVSPRKVRTMIVKPDGTLVAREEPAPAEQSAPAKEVASATPTAQPAATPSAASFPASTGNQDGNQVASAALPPVGAAPAAQPAQTAKVAEVNAANANQVDPPVRPVKTTPITDAAPAPATDTAPVPTARPAEQPVNVVGTVTENGNVRPTAQQKPTQVASAPAAAAQPVPAAASGGYGIQIASLPSEDEAKKSYASLSKKFAGVLGGRAYEIRKADIAGKGTFYRVRIPAGSKDEAAALCEQYRSAGGSCLISK